The Mycolicibacterium insubricum DNA segment CCTCAACCTCGCCCAGGACGTCGAACTGGCGATGGAACTCGGGTACACCAGCCTGGCGCTGCGCTCGATGTTCGGCACCAACAACGGCATCGCCGGGCAGGTGCTGGTGAACTTCGGCACTGATGAGCAGAAGTCCCGCTGGCTGGAGTCGATTGCGTCGGGCGAGACCATCGCGTCGTTCGCACTGACCGAACCCGGTGCCGGCTCCAACCCGGCGGGCCTGCGCACCCGTGCGGTCCGCGACGGCGACGACTGGGTGATCGACGGGCAGAAATGCTTCATCACCAACGCACCCCTGGCCGGGCTGTTCGTCACCTTCGCCCGCACCCGCCCCGCCGACGCCGACGGACCCGGCATCGCGGTGTTCCTGGTCCCCGCCGACACCCCCGGTGTCGAGGTCGGCGCCAAGGACAGGAAGATGGGCCAGGAGGGCGCCTGGACCGCCGACGTCACCTTCACCGGCGTCAGGTTGCCGGCATCGGCGCTGGTCGGCGGCAGCGAGGATGTCGGCTACCGGGCCGCCATGACATCACTGGCCAGGGGCCGGGTACACATCGCCGCCCTCGCCGTCGGCACCGCCCAACGCGCACTCGACGAATCCGTCGCGCACGCAGCCAGCGCCACCCAGGGCGGCACCCCCATCGGAGAGTTCCAACTGGTCCAGGCCATGCTCGCCGACCAGCAGACCGGAGTGCTGGCCGGCCGGGCGCTGGTCCGCGACGCCGCAGCCAAGTGGGTCTCCGGCGAGGACCGCCGCATCGCCCCGTCGGCGGCCAAGCTGTTCTGCACCGAGATGGTCGGCAAGGTCGCCGATCTCGCGGTCCAGGTGCACGGCGGCAGCGGCTACATGCGGGAGATGGCGGTCGAGCGGATCTACCGAGAGGTCCGCCTGCTGCGCCTCTACGAGGGCACCAGCGAGATCCAACGACTGATCATCGGCGGCGGACTGGTGAAGGCCGCCCAGCGCGCGGCCCGCTAGTATCGAAGCCATTACCGTTGGCACAACGATA contains these protein-coding regions:
- a CDS encoding acyl-CoA dehydrogenase family protein — encoded protein: MSVTITPAEVDDEDFAAILEQTRQFVRTVVVPRENEISATDAVPDDIRRTAAEMGLFGYAIPQQWGGLGLNLAQDVELAMELGYTSLALRSMFGTNNGIAGQVLVNFGTDEQKSRWLESIASGETIASFALTEPGAGSNPAGLRTRAVRDGDDWVIDGQKCFITNAPLAGLFVTFARTRPADADGPGIAVFLVPADTPGVEVGAKDRKMGQEGAWTADVTFTGVRLPASALVGGSEDVGYRAAMTSLARGRVHIAALAVGTAQRALDESVAHAASATQGGTPIGEFQLVQAMLADQQTGVLAGRALVRDAAAKWVSGEDRRIAPSAAKLFCTEMVGKVADLAVQVHGGSGYMREMAVERIYREVRLLRLYEGTSEIQRLIIGGGLVKAAQRAAR